A genomic stretch from Bosea sp. F3-2 includes:
- a CDS encoding type II toxin-antitoxin system VapC family toxin — translation MIVLDTNVISEPLRPAGEPAVLAWLDQQNIETLFLTTISLAELRYGVAALPDGRRKEGLGAALERRIIVLFGPRILPFDSDAADAYALIRTRAKAAGRAIGAADGYIAATAAAHGFTVATRDTGPFEAAGLPVINPWATV, via the coding sequence ATGATCGTCCTGGATACAAATGTCATCTCCGAGCCGCTGAGGCCGGCCGGTGAACCGGCCGTGCTCGCTTGGCTCGATCAACAGAATATCGAGACGCTTTTCCTGACCACGATCAGCTTGGCCGAGCTTCGCTATGGCGTTGCGGCTTTGCCCGATGGTCGACGTAAAGAAGGCCTGGGCGCGGCCTTGGAGAGGCGCATCATCGTCCTGTTTGGGCCGCGAATACTTCCCTTCGATTCCGACGCTGCCGACGCCTATGCCCTGATCCGTACCCGCGCCAAAGCTGCAGGCAGGGCGATTGGTGCGGCAGACGGCTATATTGCCGCGACGGCCGCAGCACATGGCTTCACCGTGGCAACGCGCGACACCGGACCTTTTGAAGCCGCCGGGCTGCCCGTCATCAATCCGTGGGCGACGGTCTAG
- a CDS encoding plasmid stability protein has translation MPAVTIRNLPEATHRALKLRAAQHGRSTEAEIRDIIESAVRPHDRIKLGTELAAIGREFGGVELEIERDKTPAGTVSFE, from the coding sequence ATGCCTGCCGTCACAATCAGAAACTTGCCCGAAGCGACACATAGAGCGCTCAAGCTGCGGGCCGCCCAACATGGTCGGAGCACTGAGGCGGAAATCCGCGACATCATCGAAAGCGCCGTTCGGCCACATGATCGGATCAAGCTCGGCACCGAGCTGGCCGCGATCGGGCGGGAGTTTGGCGGCGTGGAACTCGAAATCGAGCGCGACAAGACGCCGGCCGGTACGGTGAGCTTCGAATGA
- a CDS encoding LysR family transcriptional regulator, translating to MSNIDYSDLDGRALQLFLAVLEKGSVTEAANELGVTQSAVSHQLDKLRRIVRDPLFVKSGRGIVATAHARALGEQARALLDAMRDFARGAEFDPATTRLSLRIAANDLQRELLLPHLFQRLEDELASVELRVLPSDVPTTEMLREDRCDLLISPFPPEGIDILQKRLLTDRYVCFFDPRIREAPRTFEDYIGARHVTVVYPDKERLRFDKELDAAGIRRDVAIAVPGFSGVPAFLRGTDRLATLPSLLKGSLMQEFATTPVPLEAAAEQGERDLVMFMAWHRRYQNDPAHCWLRVQTEQTAAEIARSTS from the coding sequence ATGAGCAATATCGATTATTCGGATTTGGACGGGCGGGCCTTGCAGCTGTTCCTTGCGGTTCTGGAGAAAGGTTCCGTAACCGAGGCCGCAAACGAACTCGGCGTCACCCAGTCGGCCGTCAGCCACCAACTGGACAAGCTGCGGCGGATCGTGCGCGACCCGCTCTTCGTCAAATCCGGGCGCGGCATCGTGGCCACGGCCCATGCGCGCGCCCTTGGCGAACAGGCCCGGGCGTTGCTCGACGCCATGCGCGACTTCGCCCGGGGCGCCGAATTCGATCCGGCGACGACGCGACTGTCGCTCAGGATTGCCGCCAACGACCTCCAGCGGGAACTGCTGCTGCCGCATCTGTTCCAGCGGCTTGAAGACGAGCTTGCGAGTGTCGAGTTGCGTGTCCTGCCATCCGATGTGCCGACGACCGAGATGCTGCGCGAGGACCGTTGCGATCTCCTGATCTCGCCATTCCCGCCGGAAGGCATCGACATTCTTCAGAAGCGGCTCCTGACCGACCGATATGTCTGCTTCTTCGACCCGCGGATCCGGGAGGCGCCGCGCACCTTCGAAGACTATATCGGCGCGCGCCACGTCACCGTGGTCTATCCGGACAAGGAGCGGCTGCGCTTCGACAAGGAGCTGGACGCGGCAGGGATCCGCCGCGACGTCGCCATCGCTGTGCCAGGCTTCTCGGGAGTTCCGGCCTTCCTGCGTGGGACCGATCGCCTTGCGACCCTGCCAAGCCTGCTCAAAGGCTCGCTGATGCAGGAGTTCGCAACCACGCCTGTCCCACTGGAAGCCGCGGCGGAGCAGGGGGAACGGGATCTCGTCATGTTCATGGCCTGGCACCGCCGCTACCAGAACGATCCAGCTCATTGCTGGCTGCGTGTTCAGACGGAACAAACCGCTGCGGAAATCGCCCGCAGCACATCCTGA
- the pcaH gene encoding protocatechuate 3,4-dioxygenase subunit beta, producing MQEPAPHQPAGRNAPPTIPRIEFFQRDRSIQPAALTPGYKTSIARSPRHALLSLQNSLSEITGPVFGHNELGPLDNDLIRNYAKDGDPIGERIIVHGRVLDENGRPVPHTLIEFWQANAGGRYRHKKDTYLAPIDPNFGGCGRTLSDEDGYYYFRTIKPGPYPWRNYVNSWRPAHIHFSLFGSGFAQRLITQMYFEGDPLIKICPIVKTIPDEAAIDRLIAPLDLNASVPLDTLAYRFDIVLRGRRSTLFENRLEGN from the coding sequence ATGCAGGAGCCTGCACCGCATCAGCCTGCCGGGCGGAACGCGCCGCCGACCATTCCGCGTATCGAATTCTTTCAGCGCGACCGTTCAATCCAGCCCGCTGCGCTGACACCGGGCTACAAGACCAGCATCGCGCGTTCACCGCGCCACGCGCTGCTGTCGCTGCAGAATTCGCTGTCGGAGATCACTGGACCAGTCTTCGGCCACAACGAACTCGGTCCGCTCGACAACGATCTGATCCGCAACTACGCCAAGGACGGCGATCCGATCGGCGAGCGCATCATCGTGCACGGGCGTGTGCTGGACGAGAATGGCCGACCGGTGCCGCACACCCTGATCGAGTTCTGGCAAGCCAATGCCGGTGGCCGCTATCGGCACAAGAAGGACACCTATCTTGCGCCGATCGATCCGAATTTCGGCGGCTGCGGGCGCACCCTCTCAGACGAGGACGGCTACTACTATTTCCGCACGATCAAGCCGGGCCCTTATCCCTGGCGCAATTATGTGAACAGCTGGCGGCCGGCGCACATCCACTTTTCGCTGTTCGGCTCCGGCTTCGCCCAGCGGCTGATCACGCAGATGTATTTCGAGGGCGATCCGCTGATCAAGATCTGCCCGATCGTCAAGACGATCCCCGATGAGGCGGCCATCGATCGGCTGATCGCGCCGCTCGACCTCAACGCCTCCGTGCCGCTCGACACGCTGGCCTATCGCTTCGACATCGTGCTGCGCGGCCGCCGTTCCACGCTGTTCGAAAACCGGCTCGAAGGGAATTGA
- the pcaG gene encoding protocatechuate 3,4-dioxygenase subunit alpha, giving the protein MTQPLAYLAETPSQTAGPYVHIGLAPHQAGFDIFENNFSNDLVPEATAGERITIEGYVFDGTGTPVRDALIEIWQANAEGRYNHPDDRQAKPLDVAFRGWGRTGAAFDTGLYTFRTIKPGAVAGRNKRIMAPHINVWVVARGINIGLNTRMYFSDEEQANSVDPVLGLIEQKSRRDTLIAKREERDGAVVYMFDIHLQGEHETVFFDV; this is encoded by the coding sequence ATGACCCAGCCTCTTGCCTATCTGGCGGAAACACCGTCACAGACGGCCGGCCCCTATGTCCATATCGGCCTCGCGCCGCATCAGGCCGGCTTCGACATCTTCGAGAACAACTTCTCGAATGACCTCGTCCCCGAGGCGACGGCAGGCGAACGCATCACCATCGAAGGCTATGTCTTCGACGGCACCGGCACACCGGTTCGCGATGCCCTGATCGAGATCTGGCAGGCCAATGCGGAGGGGCGCTACAACCATCCCGACGACCGGCAAGCCAAGCCTCTCGACGTTGCGTTCCGCGGTTGGGGCCGCACCGGCGCTGCTTTCGACACTGGCCTCTATACATTCCGCACGATCAAGCCGGGCGCGGTCGCCGGGCGCAACAAGCGCATCATGGCGCCGCACATCAATGTCTGGGTCGTCGCGCGCGGCATCAATATCGGCCTGAACACGAGAATGTATTTCTCCGACGAAGAGCAAGCCAATTCCGTCGATCCCGTACTGGGCCTGATCGAGCAAAAATCACGGCGCGACACGCTGATCGCCAAGCGCGAGGAACGCGACGGCGCCGTCGTCTATATGTTTGACATTCATCTTCAGGGAGAACACGAAACGGTCTTCTTCGACGTGTGA
- a CDS encoding ATP-binding cassette domain-containing protein, translating into MNAPAHFQALAVSGLAIRAGDKSLVRDVAFTLVRGMPVTLLGASGSGKSLVAHAIMGSLPAGLSAHGEVRLDGLDLLSESPGETRARWGRTIAILPQEPWLALDPTMRVGGQVEEVHRYLHGVGAADARSRSRADLAEVGLGGRTQAYPHQLSGGMCQRAAIAVTHAAGASLLIADEPTKGLDASLRDSVVERLRREVEQGRLLLTITHDIEVAAALGGMIGVMLDGTLVEFGPASQILAEPRHVYTRALIAADPSRWPAPGLPPAGETVVSGTGLSKRFGEKTLFDTFDISVGRGEIVAIVGPSGGGKTTVGNILLGLVAPDRGQVEREADLAPVRFQKLYQDPPAAFAPHQPLRRGLGDLLELHELAWSQAEAAMVRFGLARELLDRRPNEVSGGELQRFAILRALLLDPVFLFADEATSRLDPVSQKEVFAILLEAVRERGLGLLMVTHEAALAERLASRILRLGM; encoded by the coding sequence ATGAACGCGCCCGCCCACTTCCAGGCGCTCGCCGTCTCGGGGCTCGCGATCCGGGCCGGCGACAAGTCGCTCGTCCGCGACGTAGCCTTCACACTGGTCCGGGGCATGCCGGTCACGCTGCTCGGCGCCAGCGGCTCGGGCAAATCGCTTGTCGCCCATGCGATTATGGGTAGCCTGCCGGCTGGGTTGTCAGCGCACGGCGAGGTCAGGCTCGACGGGCTAGATCTCCTGTCCGAAAGCCCCGGCGAAACCCGCGCCCGATGGGGGCGGACGATCGCGATCCTACCACAGGAACCGTGGCTCGCACTCGACCCGACCATGCGCGTAGGCGGTCAGGTAGAAGAGGTTCATCGCTATCTGCATGGCGTCGGCGCTGCGGACGCTCGCAGTCGATCCCGAGCCGATCTCGCCGAGGTGGGGCTCGGCGGTCGGACGCAGGCCTATCCGCACCAACTCTCCGGCGGCATGTGCCAGCGCGCCGCGATCGCGGTGACGCATGCGGCTGGCGCCTCTCTTCTGATCGCCGACGAGCCGACCAAGGGACTCGACGCATCGCTGCGGGACAGCGTCGTCGAACGGTTGCGCCGGGAGGTCGAACAGGGGCGCCTGCTGCTCACGATCACGCACGACATTGAAGTCGCCGCCGCGCTAGGCGGGATGATCGGCGTGATGCTCGACGGAACGCTCGTGGAGTTCGGGCCTGCGTCGCAGATCCTGGCCGAACCGCGTCACGTTTACACGCGTGCCCTGATAGCAGCGGATCCAAGCCGATGGCCGGCGCCCGGCCTGCCGCCGGCAGGCGAAACGGTCGTCTCCGGCACAGGACTGTCGAAGCGCTTCGGAGAGAAGACGCTGTTCGACACCTTCGACATCTCGGTCGGGCGCGGCGAAATCGTCGCAATCGTCGGCCCGAGCGGCGGCGGCAAGACGACGGTCGGCAACATCCTCCTCGGCCTCGTCGCGCCGGATCGCGGCCAAGTCGAACGCGAGGCCGACTTAGCGCCGGTGCGATTCCAAAAGCTATACCAGGATCCACCGGCCGCCTTCGCCCCGCACCAGCCACTGCGGCGAGGCCTTGGTGACCTGCTGGAGCTGCATGAGCTGGCCTGGTCGCAGGCGGAGGCGGCAATGGTGCGCTTCGGCCTTGCCCGCGAGCTGCTCGACCGCCGTCCAAACGAGGTCTCCGGAGGCGAGCTTCAGCGCTTCGCCATCCTGCGGGCGCTCCTGCTCGATCCGGTGTTTCTCTTCGCCGACGAGGCAACCTCGCGGCTCGACCCCGTCAGTCAGAAGGAGGTCTTCGCCATTCTGCTCGAGGCGGTCCGCGAGCGTGGTCTCGGACTGCTCATGGTCACGCATGAAGCCGCACTGGCCGAGCGGCTCGCTTCACGCATCCTGCGGTTGGGGATGTGA
- a CDS encoding ABC transporter permease: protein MTIADATLIPSADRRWLTPSRTIGLGLLALLAAFALIGPLLVSVDPTEQDFAASLAAPGSDYLLGADYYGRSMLARLTYGARLSFGMALLTVATAAVPGILLGLLAAWRGGLLERALELVSTVLLALPGLLLVLILLAFAPGTFGPLYLGLALTLWIEFYRVARATAASVLKQPHVEAARLLGFGTPYLLRSLVLPEIRPILTTLAAFAMSTAIIAISTLSAISVGLRPPTPELGAMIVELLPYYTEAPLHVLMPGILIFLLVLGLQLATRSEAR from the coding sequence ATGACCATTGCTGACGCCACACTCATCCCCTCGGCGGATCGCCGCTGGCTGACACCTTCGCGGACAATCGGGCTCGGCCTGCTTGCGCTGCTGGCGGCGTTTGCTCTCATCGGCCCGCTGCTGGTCTCCGTCGATCCGACGGAGCAGGACTTCGCAGCGAGCCTCGCCGCGCCCGGCTCCGACTATCTGCTGGGCGCCGATTATTACGGCCGTAGCATGCTCGCCCGGCTCACCTACGGGGCGCGGCTATCCTTCGGCATGGCCCTGCTCACGGTGGCCACAGCGGCCGTGCCGGGCATCCTGCTCGGTCTGCTCGCGGCCTGGCGCGGCGGCCTTCTCGAACGCGCGCTGGAGCTGGTTTCAACGGTGCTGCTCGCGTTGCCCGGGCTGCTGCTCGTGCTGATCCTGCTCGCTTTCGCGCCAGGCACCTTCGGGCCGCTCTATCTCGGCCTCGCCCTCACGCTTTGGATCGAATTCTATCGCGTCGCGCGAGCGACGGCAGCGAGCGTGCTGAAGCAGCCGCATGTCGAGGCGGCACGGCTGCTCGGCTTCGGCACGCCCTACTTGCTGCGCAGCCTGGTTCTCCCCGAGATCCGGCCGATCCTGACGACGCTCGCCGCCTTCGCCATGTCGACCGCCATCATTGCGATTTCGACGCTGAGCGCGATCAGCGTCGGCCTGCGGCCGCCGACGCCTGAGCTCGGCGCGATGATTGTCGAGCTTCTGCCCTATTACACGGAGGCGCCGCTGCACGTGCTGATGCCCGGGATTCTGATCTTCCTGCTGGTGCTCGGGCTGCAGCTCGCCACGCGGAGCGAGGCGCGATGA
- a CDS encoding ABC transporter permease, whose amino-acid sequence MVGLVSTRLLQAGLMVLVVGILCFALVRALPGDPAMRIAAGRYGPDANISEAAEVVRRELGLDRPLLVQLGTSLGQLAKLDLGRSVVTGLPITKELRIQLGATLWLSGAALALSLLLGPPIGLLAGLSRGGWVDRASLGGAIVLRSLPPFVLGLLLILFFAIIFGLFPPAGYGTWRDLALPALTLALGLAAVSSRVARDAVAAVVRTPYFAFARLKGLPEPVAVRRHVLRNAAIPVVSYLALQAIYLIEGVVVVETLFGIPGIGHALVHAVIARDVPMVQGTALAMGLLFVAITAAVDLACHWLDPRPRRT is encoded by the coding sequence ATGGTGGGGCTGGTTTCGACCCGACTGCTCCAAGCCGGGCTGATGGTGCTCGTCGTCGGGATCCTCTGCTTCGCACTTGTGCGCGCATTGCCAGGCGATCCAGCCATGCGCATCGCCGCCGGTCGCTACGGGCCGGATGCCAACATCAGCGAAGCCGCAGAGGTCGTGCGTCGCGAACTCGGCCTCGATCGGCCCCTGCTCGTCCAGCTTGGCACCTCGCTCGGCCAACTGGCGAAGCTCGATCTCGGGCGCTCGGTTGTCACAGGACTGCCCATCACAAAGGAGCTCAGAATCCAGCTTGGCGCGACGCTATGGCTGTCCGGGGCGGCGCTCGCTCTGTCATTGCTGCTCGGTCCCCCGATCGGTCTTCTCGCCGGTCTGAGCCGGGGCGGCTGGGTCGACCGCGCCTCGCTTGGGGGGGCGATCGTCCTGCGATCGCTGCCGCCCTTCGTGCTCGGCCTACTGCTGATCCTGTTCTTCGCGATTATCTTCGGCCTGTTCCCGCCGGCCGGCTACGGAACCTGGCGCGACCTGGCGCTACCAGCGCTGACGCTGGCGCTGGGGCTCGCCGCGGTGTCGAGCCGCGTCGCACGCGACGCCGTCGCGGCCGTGGTGCGTACACCCTATTTCGCTTTCGCGCGGCTGAAGGGATTGCCTGAGCCCGTCGCGGTGCGCCGCCATGTCCTGCGCAACGCTGCGATACCCGTGGTCTCCTATCTCGCCTTGCAGGCGATTTACCTGATCGAGGGCGTCGTCGTGGTGGAGACGCTGTTCGGCATTCCTGGTATCGGCCATGCCCTCGTCCATGCCGTTATAGCCCGGGACGTGCCGATGGTGCAGGGCACGGCGCTCGCGATGGGCCTGCTCTTCGTCGCCATCACGGCGGCCGTCGATCTCGCCTGCCACTGGCTCGATCCGAGGCCGAGACGCACATGA
- a CDS encoding ABC transporter substrate-binding protein encodes MTGFAAAKPLKVVGPWEIAGIDPAQSGFVFSRMQVAETLVSVDIDGKLTGGLAASWAAREDGLSWSFRLREGARFHDGSPVSAAIVAETLRKAHGGTGVFSQVPVASIEPDGDAVVIHLSKPFAALPAYLVNFTTIVLAPSSFGPTGRVERIVGSGPYRVKSLTPPLNLQLEAAPEWTGEKPGIAEVDYQAVGQGETRALMAESGEADLAFSMLPVSVERLKRNPKLDVRIATIPRTRLLKVNVSSPLFSDVRVRRAISAALDREGTTRVILRNPDLGATQLFPKALAGWHIPDLPPLKRDLASAKALLAEAGWTPAADGILQKDGKPFTFTLLTYASWPELPPIATAIQAQLRQVGIDAKVSVGNSSEIPARHQDGTLEMGLVSRLYSIVPDAIGTLRDDYKPGGSDWGATGWANDELNSLVEKLGGTSDPSARAPMQKRAIEILQNELPSIPVTWSELAIVANKRIAGVRVDPLEVSYGLASIRWAQ; translated from the coding sequence ATGACCGGGTTTGCCGCGGCTAAACCCTTGAAAGTGGTCGGACCATGGGAGATCGCCGGCATCGACCCGGCTCAATCAGGCTTCGTTTTCAGTCGAATGCAGGTGGCCGAGACACTCGTCTCAGTCGATATCGACGGCAAGCTGACCGGAGGGCTCGCGGCGTCATGGGCAGCGAGAGAGGACGGGCTCTCGTGGAGCTTCCGCCTGCGCGAGGGGGCACGCTTTCACGACGGCAGCCCGGTAAGCGCGGCGATCGTCGCTGAGACTCTGCGCAAGGCACATGGCGGCACCGGCGTGTTCAGCCAGGTGCCGGTCGCGTCGATAGAGCCTGACGGCGACGCGGTTGTCATCCACCTGTCGAAGCCTTTCGCGGCGCTGCCGGCCTATCTCGTCAACTTCACCACCATCGTTTTGGCTCCGTCCTCGTTCGGTCCCACGGGGCGGGTCGAGCGCATCGTCGGCTCAGGTCCCTATCGCGTGAAGAGCCTCACTCCGCCGCTCAACCTGCAGCTCGAAGCCGCGCCGGAGTGGACCGGTGAGAAACCGGGAATTGCCGAGGTCGACTATCAGGCGGTCGGCCAGGGCGAGACGCGTGCGCTCATGGCCGAGAGCGGCGAGGCCGATCTCGCCTTCTCGATGCTGCCGGTCTCGGTCGAACGACTGAAGCGCAACCCGAAGCTCGACGTGCGCATCGCCACGATCCCGCGCACACGCCTGCTCAAGGTCAACGTCTCGTCGCCGCTGTTCAGCGATGTGCGCGTGCGCCGTGCGATCAGCGCCGCGCTCGACCGCGAGGGCACTACAAGGGTCATCCTTCGCAATCCCGATCTCGGCGCGACCCAGCTCTTTCCCAAGGCGCTGGCCGGCTGGCACATCCCCGATCTGCCGCCGCTGAAGCGGGATCTCGCTTCCGCCAAGGCGCTGCTCGCAGAAGCCGGATGGACGCCAGCCGCCGACGGGATCCTGCAGAAGGACGGCAAACCCTTCACCTTCACACTGCTGACCTATGCGAGCTGGCCCGAGCTGCCGCCCATCGCGACCGCGATCCAGGCGCAGCTGCGACAGGTCGGCATCGACGCCAAAGTTTCGGTCGGCAACAGCTCGGAAATCCCGGCGCGGCACCAAGACGGCACGCTGGAGATGGGGTTGGTCTCGCGGCTCTACTCGATCGTACCGGACGCCATTGGAACGCTGCGAGACGATTATAAGCCCGGCGGCAGCGACTGGGGCGCGACCGGCTGGGCGAATGACGAACTCAACAGCCTCGTCGAGAAGTTGGGCGGGACCAGCGATCCGTCTGCCCGCGCGCCCATGCAGAAGCGGGCGATTGAGATTCTCCAGAACGAGCTGCCGAGCATTCCCGTGACCTGGTCGGAACTCGCGATCGTCGCGAATAAGCGGATCGCGGGTGTGCGGGTCGATCCGTTGGAGGTGAGTTACGGGCTCGCCTCGATTCGCTGGGCACAGTGA
- a CDS encoding amino acid ABC transporter ATP-binding protein — protein sequence MIEMRQVEKFYGPFHALKGIDLSVTKGEKIVLCGPSGSGKSTLIRCINHLEPIASGEIVVAGHRLNDSQTAVDAVRREVGMVFQQFNLFPHKTVLENCILAPMRVRKLSRGEAEETARTYLERVRIGDQAAKYPAQLSGGQQQRVAIARALCMEPKAMLFDEPTSALDPEMVKEVLDTMVSLARDGMTMICVTHEMGFARQVADRVIFMADGEIIEENSPSAFFSNPRHERSRAFLGEILAHH from the coding sequence ATGATCGAGATGCGTCAGGTCGAAAAATTCTACGGCCCGTTCCACGCCCTCAAAGGCATAGACCTCTCGGTCACCAAGGGCGAAAAGATCGTGCTCTGCGGCCCCTCCGGCTCGGGCAAGTCGACGCTGATCCGCTGCATCAACCATCTGGAGCCGATCGCAAGCGGCGAGATCGTGGTGGCGGGCCACCGGCTGAACGACAGCCAGACGGCCGTCGATGCCGTGCGCCGCGAAGTCGGCATGGTGTTTCAGCAGTTCAACCTGTTTCCTCACAAGACGGTGCTGGAAAATTGCATCCTCGCTCCGATGCGGGTCCGCAAGCTTTCGCGCGGCGAGGCGGAAGAGACGGCCCGGACCTATCTCGAACGTGTCCGCATCGGCGATCAGGCGGCGAAATACCCCGCTCAGCTCTCGGGCGGCCAGCAGCAGCGCGTGGCGATCGCCCGCGCCCTGTGCATGGAGCCGAAAGCCATGCTGTTCGACGAGCCGACCTCGGCGCTCGACCCTGAAATGGTGAAGGAAGTGCTGGACACGATGGTGTCATTGGCACGCGACGGCATGACCATGATCTGCGTGACCCACGAGATGGGCTTCGCACGCCAGGTGGCAGACCGGGTGATCTTCATGGCGGATGGCGAGATCATCGAAGAGAACTCGCCATCGGCGTTCTTCTCGAATCCGCGACATGAGCGCTCCCGCGCCTTTCTCGGCGAAATCCTCGCCCATCATTGA